A single region of the Lotus japonicus ecotype B-129 chromosome 4, LjGifu_v1.2 genome encodes:
- the LOC130711794 gene encoding probable alpha,alpha-trehalose-phosphate synthase [UDP-forming] 9 → MASRSYANLLDLADGDLLDIPQTPRPLPRIMTVPGIISELDDGNSDVSSSACRERKIIVANMLPVQALRDAKTAKWGFSWDEDSILLQLKDGFSSDTEVIYVGSLKVEIDVSEQEEVAQRLLDDFNCVPTFLPHDMQKNFYLGFCKQQLWPLFHYMLPICPDHGDRFDHLLWQAYVSANKIFSDKVMEVINPDDDFVWIHDYHLMVLPTFLRKRYNRVKLGFFLHSPFPSSEIYRTLPVRDEILRGLLNSDLIGFHTFDYARHFLSCCSRMLGLDYESKRGHIGLDYFGRTIFIKILPVGIHMVRLESVLNLPSTSAKLKEVQEEFKGKKVILGVDDMDIFKGISLKLLAVEQLLQRNPDLLGTVVLVQIVNPARGSGKDVQEAKKEAYLIAQRINDAYGSNHYKPVILIDRPVPHFEKSAYYAVAECCIVNAVRDGMNLVPYKYVVCRQGTAQLDEALGKKIDSPCTSMLVVSEFIGCSPSLSGAIRVNPWDIDAVADALNLAITVSDSEKRLRHEKHYRYISSHDVAYWARSFMQDLERACKDHYTKRCWGIGWGLGFKVVSLSPGFRKLSVDHIVSAYKRTNRRALFLDYDGTVVPQSCMNKIPSSEVISVLNSLCNDPKNTVFIVSGRGRHSLSDWFTSCKMLGLAAEHGYFLRWNRDSEWETSQLSADLDWKKTVEPVMQLYTETTDGSNIEVKESALVWHHQDADPDFGSCQAKELLDHLESVLANEPAVVKRGQHIVEVKPQGVSKGLVAEKVLRTMVNDGNPPDFVLCVGDDRSDEDMFESILKTVSCPSLPSVPEIFACTVGRKPSKAKYFLDDTSDVLKMLEGLAASSNPKPRHVAQFQVFF, encoded by the exons ATGGCATCAAGGTCATATGCTAATCTCTTAGATTTAGCTGATGGAGACTTGCTTGATATTCCTCAGACCCCAAGACCTCTTCCAAGAATAATGACCGTTCCTGGAATTATTTCTGAACTGGATGATGGGAATTCAGATGTTAGCTCTTCTGCATGTCGGGAGCGGAAAATCATTGTGGCAAACATGCTGCCCGTGCAGGCTCTAAGAGATGCAAAAACTGCTAAATGGGGCTTCAGTTGGGATGAAGATTCCATTTTATTACAATTAAAAGATGGTTTTTCTTCTGATACTGAGGTAATCTATGTGGGTTCTCTCAAGGTTGAAATTGATGTGAGTGAGCAGGAAGAAGTTGCCCAGAGGTTATTGGATGACTTTAATTGTGTACCCACCTTTCTACCCCATGATATGCAGAAAAATTTCTATCTTGGCTTTTGTAAGCAGCAGCTTTGGCCTCTCTTTCATTATATGCTGCCCATATGCCCCGATCATGGTGATCGCTTTGACCACTTGCTTTGGCAGGCTTATGTTTCTGCAAACAAAATCTTTTCAGATAAGGTTATGGAAGTAATTAATCCtgatgatgattttgtttggattcatGACTATCACTTGATGGTTTTGCCTACTTTCTTGAGGAAACGATATAATCGAGTTAAACTTGGGTTCTTTCTGCACAGTCCTTTCCCTTCATCTGAAATTTACCGAACTTTGCCTGTAAGGGATGAAATTTTGAGGGGATTGTTAAATTCTGATTTAATTGGTTTTCATACATTCGACTATGCTCGTCACTTTCTTTCTTGCTGCAGTAGAATGCTAGGTCTGGACTATGAATCTAAGCGAGGACATATAGGGCTTGATTACTTTGGCCGCactatatttattaaaattttgcCTGTAGGCATTCACATGGTCAGGCTTGAATCTGTATTAAATCTTCCTTCTACATCTGCTAAACTAAAAGAGGTTCAGGAAGAATTTAAGGGCAAGAAGGTAATTCTTGGTGTTGATGACATGGATATTTTTAAGGGCATCAGTCTGAAACTTCTAGCTGTGGAGCAGCTGCTGCAGCGGAATCCAGATTTGCTGGGCACCGTTGTCCTTGTTCAAATTGTAAATCCAGCAAGGGGGTCTGGGAAGGATGTCCAGGAAGCAAAGAAAGAAGCATATCTAATTGCACAAAGAATCAATGATGCTTATGGTTCAAATCATTATAAGCCAGTCATTCTCATTGACCGTCCTGTTCCTCATTTTGAAAAGAGTGCCTATTATGCTGTTGCTGAATGTTGTATTGTCAATGCTGTAAGGGATGGCATGAACTTAGTCCCTTACAAATATGTTGTCTGCAGACAGGGAACTGCACAGCTGGATGAAGCATTgggtaaaaaaattgattctcCTTGTACAAGCATGCTTGTTGTGTCTGAGTTCATTGGTTGTTCACCTTCTCTGAGTGGGGCCATCAGGGTCAATCCCTGGGATATAGATGCTGTTGCTGATGCTCTGAACTTGGCCATTACAGTGAGTGATTCAGAGAAGCGATTGCGCCATGAGAAACACTATCGGTATATTAGTTCTCATGATGTGGCATATTGGGCTCGCAGCTTTATGCAGGATTTGGAGAGAGCCTGCAAAGATCATTACACCAAAAGGTGCTGGGGAATTGGCTGGGGCCTAGGATTTAAAGTTGTTTCTCTTTCTCCTGGATTTAGGAAGTTGTCCGTTGACCATATTGTTTCAGCATACAAAAGAACCAATAGAAGGGCCCTCTTTCTTGATTATGATGGTACTGTTGTACCACAATCTTGTATGAATAAAATCCCCAGTTCAGAAGTCATATCTGTGCTAAATTCTCTGTGTAATGATCCCAAGAATACTGTATTCATTGTAAGTGGAAGGGGAAGACATTCTCTGAGTGATTGGTTTACTTCATGCAAAATGCTGGGACTTGCAGCTGAACATGGGTACTTTTTAAG GTGGAATAGAGATTCTGAATGGGAAACTAGTCAGTTGTCTGCGGACCTTGATTGGAAAAAGACTGTGGAACCTGTCATGCAGCTGTATACAGAAACAACTGATGGATCTAATATTGAAGTTAAGGAAAGTGCTTTGGTGTGGCATCATCAAGATGCAGACCCTGATTTTGGTTCTTGCCAAGCCAAGGAATTGTTGGATCACTTGGAAAGTGTTCTTGCTAATGAACCAGCAGTTGTTAAGAGAGGCCAGCATATTGTTGAAGTCAAGCCACAG GGAGTGAGCAAGGGTTTGGTAGCTGAAAAGGTTCTTCGGACTATGGTTAATGACGGTAATCCACCAGATTTTGTATTGTGCGTTGGAGATGATAGGTCTGATGAAGACATGTTTGAGAGCATTTTGAAGACAGTCTCATGCCCGTCATTACCGTCGGTTCCAGAGATCTTTGCCTGCACTGTAGGTAGGAAGCCTAGCAAGGCCAAGTATTTTCTAGATGATACTTCTGATGTCTTAAAGATGCTCGAGGGCCTTGCTGCTTCATCCAATCCAAAGCCCAGGCATGTTGCCCAATTCCAGGTTTTCTTTTAG